In Calothrix sp. PCC 7507, one DNA window encodes the following:
- a CDS encoding response regulator transcription factor — translation MASARMLIVEDEILVAREIESHLHRMGYEVVGIAVTTNTVVQQVTESMPDLVLMDINLQGSQDGIKLAEEIGDRFQIPVIYITAYFDDNTLEQAKQTNPFGYVLKPFTQQDLRVAIELALCRWQMERNKPSITPTDTFPLTSGVGGLPPSKLRIILCYIQDNLNQELSLEKLANEVGMTTDYFARLFKLSMRKSVHQYLIQQRVERAKHLLRQSDLTITEIAIECGFANPSHLALHFKRIVGVVPKQFRHF, via the coding sequence ATGGCAAGTGCCAGGATGTTGATAGTAGAAGATGAAATCCTAGTCGCCAGGGAAATTGAAAGCCACTTACACAGAATGGGGTATGAAGTGGTTGGCATTGCTGTAACAACGAATACAGTGGTTCAGCAGGTTACTGAGAGTATGCCCGACTTGGTACTGATGGATATTAACCTGCAAGGGAGTCAAGATGGAATCAAGCTTGCAGAAGAAATTGGCGATCGCTTCCAGATACCAGTGATTTACATTACCGCCTACTTTGATGACAACACCCTGGAACAGGCAAAACAAACTAATCCGTTTGGCTATGTGCTAAAACCCTTTACTCAACAAGATTTGCGCGTTGCTATTGAGCTAGCGCTGTGCCGGTGGCAGATGGAGAGGAATAAGCCATCGATAACTCCCACAGATACTTTTCCTCTCACATCTGGGGTGGGCGGACTGCCACCTAGTAAGCTCCGAATCATCCTTTGTTATATTCAAGACAACCTGAACCAAGAGTTGAGCTTGGAGAAATTGGCAAATGAAGTTGGCATGACGACTGACTACTTTGCGCGACTATTTAAACTATCCATGAGAAAATCAGTTCACCAGTATCTGATTCAGCAGCGTGTAGAACGGGCAAAACACCTCTTAAGACAATCCGATCTCACAATTACTGAGATTGCGATCGAATGTGGATTCGCCAATCCCAGTCACCTCGCACTTCACTTCAAGCGAATTGTGGGGGTTGTGCCTAAACAATTTCGGCACTTTTAG
- a CDS encoding PAS domain S-box protein: MVLVAVLSTVVAIALLTTTQNSESLYFLGMAIAGFLGIVWQRMRQISTVSDTAVRQIQESEARLQLSLQAANMGIWNCNLITGEIKWTVETEQLFGMAPGTFDGKHETFLHFVHPDDREVLEQAVQTTIQKRQIYHYEYRIVWADGSIHWIECNGQAFYDANNQPVCITGTVMDISDRKRIEIALQRQTRQEQALNRVIQTIRNSLDLKTIFTTAAQEFTELLQMDGAAIIQDLPERKCSTVLAEYLQSPESVPALKLEISDEDNPIAERLKQGELLVIEDARTLTDPVNPKIAQAVSKVPCGWLILPLEVNGVVWGALAGHKSPPPLVLTEDEIDLARRVADQLAIAIQQANLYQQVQNLNQELEQRVQERTAALQESEEKFRQIAENINHVFCIEDTDGQILYTSPSYADIWGQPVDTLYQNANAWLDAVHPEDGDRVITEVSMLRERCAGEMEYRIIRPNGEIRWISDRSFPIRNPQGQIYRIAGLAEDITNRKAAEAALQISEQNLRTIFNNVSSMLFVHDVDGTLLDVNNRVLEHHRLDREQVLKLSIVDDYSAPDNPFHLLQDYWTRALAGETINFEWKTKKLVDGSLFDTDITLNRIIWNGKPVILASARDVSERKRAQVRLQRQAAANQLLATIAQTINQSIQLNEVLETCLEQIQQFLQCDRTLICRFDSDYNVLIELEAVSQTELSLLGQTIADPCFDQDWAERYRQGHITVCDDTQSADILPCYAEFLAQIQVRANLAVAILQADQIWGLLIVHQCHVPRQWQPYEINLLKQLGLQIGIASQKASLYRQLENQLTQKEVLLKEIHHRVKNNLQVISSMLWLQTEATNHPAVSTALEDTRHRLRAMSLIHETLYQQGDFGRISFHDYVRRLASSILAFCSIRQDQINLRFRLQPVVFNLETAMPCGLLLNELITNAIKHGFPNDRQGEICITLEQVLSPESTLSTLQGLPLSPKTPPPSGSQYILTIQDNGVGIPESLNLKKLKSLGLKIAYDLVLQLEGNLELERTNGTLFRLTFSALEYGQRF, encoded by the coding sequence ATGGTATTAGTAGCTGTTCTGTCTACAGTAGTGGCGATCGCTTTATTGACGACTACCCAAAACTCAGAAAGCCTATATTTCCTCGGCATGGCGATCGCTGGGTTCCTGGGCATAGTGTGGCAGCGCATGAGACAAATCAGCACTGTTTCTGATACAGCCGTGCGTCAAATCCAGGAAAGCGAAGCGAGACTGCAACTATCTCTGCAAGCAGCTAACATGGGTATTTGGAACTGTAATCTCATTACCGGAGAAATAAAATGGACAGTGGAAACTGAACAGCTTTTTGGCATGGCTCCCGGCACATTTGATGGTAAGCATGAAACTTTTTTGCATTTTGTCCATCCTGATGACCGAGAGGTGCTAGAGCAGGCGGTGCAAACGACCATCCAGAAACGCCAGATTTATCACTACGAATATCGCATCGTCTGGGCAGATGGTAGCATTCACTGGATTGAGTGTAATGGGCAAGCTTTTTATGACGCAAATAATCAGCCTGTATGCATAACCGGAACGGTGATGGATATCAGCGATCGCAAGCGCATCGAAATTGCCCTACAACGGCAAACTCGCCAAGAGCAAGCTTTGAACCGAGTCATTCAGACAATTCGCAACTCCCTGGATTTGAAGACAATTTTTACAACCGCCGCCCAAGAATTCACTGAACTGTTACAAATGGATGGGGCAGCAATCATTCAAGATTTGCCAGAGAGAAAGTGTTCGACAGTTCTGGCGGAGTATCTCCAAAGTCCAGAGAGTGTACCAGCCTTGAAACTTGAGATTAGCGATGAGGATAATCCGATTGCTGAACGGTTGAAACAAGGAGAACTCTTGGTAATTGAGGACGCACGCACCTTGACCGATCCAGTTAACCCAAAAATCGCTCAAGCGGTTTCTAAAGTTCCCTGTGGCTGGTTAATCCTTCCCCTAGAAGTGAATGGGGTCGTCTGGGGAGCGCTAGCAGGTCATAAATCGCCACCACCGCTGGTGTTGACTGAGGATGAGATTGATTTAGCGCGTCGGGTTGCCGATCAGTTGGCGATCGCCATTCAGCAGGCAAATCTTTATCAACAAGTGCAAAACCTGAATCAAGAGTTAGAACAACGGGTGCAGGAACGGACTGCGGCGTTACAGGAGAGCGAAGAAAAATTCCGCCAGATAGCCGAAAATATCAACCATGTCTTTTGCATTGAAGATACAGACGGACAGATCCTCTACACCAGCCCCAGCTATGCAGATATTTGGGGACAACCCGTAGACACGCTTTATCAAAACGCAAACGCCTGGTTAGATGCGGTGCATCCAGAAGATGGCGATCGCGTCATCACCGAAGTATCCATGCTCCGAGAACGCTGTGCAGGGGAAATGGAATACCGCATTATCCGTCCAAATGGAGAAATTCGCTGGATTAGCGATCGCTCCTTCCCGATTCGCAACCCCCAAGGCCAGATTTACCGGATTGCTGGACTCGCCGAGGATATTACCAATCGCAAAGCCGCAGAAGCCGCCCTGCAAATTTCTGAGCAGAACCTACGTACTATCTTCAACAACGTCAGCAGTATGCTCTTTGTGCATGACGTGGATGGAACTCTGCTAGATGTGAATAATCGCGTGCTGGAACACCATAGGTTGGATCGAGAACAGGTGCTAAAACTCTCGATTGTCGATGACTATTCTGCGCCGGATAATCCCTTTCATCTCCTCCAAGATTATTGGACGAGGGCATTAGCTGGAGAAACGATTAATTTTGAATGGAAAACAAAAAAACTCGTTGATGGGTCATTATTTGATACTGATATTACACTCAACCGCATCATCTGGAATGGAAAACCAGTTATTCTCGCCAGTGCGCGGGATGTGAGCGAACGCAAACGCGCACAAGTGCGTCTGCAACGTCAAGCCGCAGCCAACCAACTGTTAGCAACCATTGCCCAAACTATTAATCAATCTATCCAGTTAAACGAAGTTCTGGAAACCTGCCTCGAGCAGATTCAACAATTTTTGCAGTGCGATCGTACCCTCATCTGCCGCTTTGATAGCGATTACAACGTCCTCATTGAGCTAGAAGCTGTTTCCCAGACTGAATTGTCTCTCTTGGGACAAACCATCGCAGATCCCTGTTTTGATCAAGATTGGGCAGAACGCTATCGTCAGGGTCACATCACTGTTTGCGATGATACACAATCCGCAGACATCCTTCCCTGTTATGCCGAATTTCTGGCTCAAATCCAGGTGCGCGCAAACTTAGCGGTGGCTATTCTGCAAGCCGATCAAATTTGGGGTCTGCTGATTGTCCATCAGTGCCATGTACCTCGTCAATGGCAACCGTATGAAATCAACCTACTCAAACAACTGGGGTTACAAATCGGCATTGCGAGTCAAAAAGCCAGTCTCTATAGGCAATTAGAAAATCAGTTAACCCAAAAAGAAGTTTTGCTCAAAGAAATTCACCACCGAGTCAAGAATAATCTGCAAGTAATTTCCTCAATGCTGTGGTTGCAAACTGAAGCGACGAACCATCCAGCGGTTTCCACGGCGTTAGAAGACACACGCCATCGTCTAAGAGCCATGTCGCTAATTCACGAAACCCTCTACCAACAGGGTGATTTTGGCCGGATCAGCTTCCATGACTACGTGCGGCGTTTAGCTAGCAGCATTTTAGCATTCTGTAGCATTCGCCAGGATCAAATTAATCTCCGCTTTCGCCTGCAACCTGTTGTTTTCAACTTGGAAACGGCAATGCCTTGTGGGTTGTTGCTCAATGAACTAATTACCAATGCCATTAAGCATGGCTTTCCCAACGATCGCCAGGGAGAAATCTGCATCACTCTAGAACAAGTATTGTCACCAGAGTCAACTTTATCCACATTACAAGGTTTACCACTCTCCCCCAAAACACCGCCTCCATCTGGCTCCCAGTATATTCTGACAATTCAGGACAATGGGGTTGGTATCCCGGAGTCTTTGAACCTCAAGAAGTTGAAATCTTTGGGACTGAAGATTGCCTACGATCTGGTTCTGCAACTTGAGGGCAACTTAGAGCTTGAGCGTACCAATGGCACCCTATTTCGCTTGACTTTTTCAGCTTTGGAGTATGGACAGCGATTTTAG
- a CDS encoding ATP-binding protein, whose translation MVDTKIFIVEDEILVAREIEGYLGKLGYSVVGIAASAETALKQIAEIQPDLVLVDIVLKGEQDGVSVAKQVCDRFHIPVIYLTAYVDAPTLERAKRTYPFGYILKPFNQNALKANIEIAVARHHAELAEKSAIIDSTNSRSFDYLSILSHELRNPISVIQLSTIMLGDSRYPIDEAKKQQLLGRIQSSTERMNQLIEDVLMMGETNHDTTLFNPEITDIVEFCRTLIEPWQCHPDRQHNITFAYNPDHIYASVDQKLLWHLLNNLVSNAIKYSPDANPIQIRLYGTDEAIYFEIQDQGIGILQEDIEYLFQPFQRGRNVGKLRGTGLGLAIAKRAAELHKGEITVDSQVGCGSTFIVKLPQVNPVWRSL comes from the coding sequence ATGGTAGACACAAAGATATTCATTGTAGAAGATGAGATTTTAGTTGCTAGAGAAATTGAAGGGTATCTCGGTAAGTTAGGATACAGTGTTGTTGGCATTGCAGCGAGTGCGGAAACTGCCCTAAAGCAAATTGCTGAAATTCAGCCCGATTTAGTTTTAGTCGATATTGTTCTCAAGGGAGAACAGGATGGTGTTTCTGTCGCCAAGCAGGTATGCGATCGCTTTCACATTCCAGTTATCTATCTCACTGCTTATGTAGATGCTCCGACCCTTGAGCGGGCAAAACGCACGTATCCTTTTGGCTATATCCTTAAACCATTTAACCAGAATGCTTTAAAAGCCAACATTGAAATTGCTGTGGCGAGACATCACGCAGAATTAGCGGAAAAAAGTGCAATCATCGATAGCACAAACTCCCGTTCCTTTGATTATCTTTCCATCCTCTCCCACGAACTCCGTAATCCCATCTCAGTCATCCAACTTTCGACCATCATGCTAGGAGATAGTCGTTACCCCATTGATGAAGCAAAGAAACAGCAACTACTTGGGCGCATCCAATCTTCAACTGAGCGGATGAATCAATTAATTGAAGACGTGTTAATGATGGGAGAGACAAACCATGATACAACTTTGTTTAATCCGGAAATCACTGATATTGTCGAGTTCTGCCGCACATTAATCGAACCTTGGCAATGTCACCCAGATAGACAGCACAATATCACTTTTGCTTACAACCCTGACCATATCTACGCCAGTGTCGATCAAAAGCTGCTTTGGCATCTCCTCAATAATCTCGTCAGCAATGCCATCAAGTATTCACCGGATGCCAATCCGATTCAGATCCGGCTTTATGGTACAGATGAAGCCATTTATTTTGAAATTCAGGATCAGGGGATTGGCATTTTACAAGAAGATATAGAGTATCTGTTTCAGCCATTTCAGCGTGGCAGGAATGTAGGTAAGCTGCGAGGAACAGGATTGGGTTTGGCGATCGCCAAACGAGCCGCAGAACTCCACAAAGGAGAAATTACAGTTGATAGTCAGGTGGGTTGTGGGTCAACGTTCATTGTCAAACTACCACAAGTAAATCCAGTGTGGCGATCGCTATAG
- a CDS encoding BMP family ABC transporter substrate-binding protein: MDRRNFLKYATLAGSNLALSNCVSARKPSSQIEASPTISPVVASEPLKVGFVYISSVDDFGWVYSHDLGRREMEAYLQDKVKTTFLENVNTDTEAERVIRQLALDGNKLIFTTSFGYMNPTIKIAQEFPHVIFENCTGYKRAANVGTYLGRFEETRYLTGMIAGKMTKSNIIGFIGTFPIPEVIRGIGAFTQGLRTTNPEAKVQVLWVQNWYNPVKEREAAQALINLGADVLTQHTDSTASVQLAEEKGIYAFGYNTDMSKFATKAHLTAAINRWGKFYTDTALAVINGTWKSQATWDGIAKGMVDISPMNQVIPAEVQQLINAKREEFIQGISHPFDGPIKDQQGLVRVPKGKVLEDPKQLVMDWYVEGIEGAVPQKKYSSMLF; the protein is encoded by the coding sequence ATGGATCGTCGGAATTTTCTAAAGTATGCAACTTTAGCAGGGTCTAATTTAGCCTTGTCCAACTGTGTTTCAGCCAGAAAACCTAGTTCACAGATTGAGGCATCTCCCACAATATCGCCTGTGGTGGCGAGTGAACCTCTAAAAGTGGGATTTGTTTACATTAGTTCTGTTGATGATTTTGGTTGGGTTTACTCCCATGATTTAGGTCGCAGAGAAATGGAAGCCTATCTGCAAGATAAGGTCAAAACTACCTTTCTGGAAAACGTCAACACAGACACCGAGGCAGAAAGGGTAATTCGTCAACTAGCATTAGACGGTAACAAGTTGATTTTTACAACTTCCTTTGGCTACATGAACCCGACAATAAAAATAGCCCAGGAATTTCCTCATGTCATCTTTGAAAATTGTACGGGATATAAGCGGGCTGCCAATGTTGGCACTTATTTAGGACGCTTTGAAGAAACTCGATATTTAACCGGGATGATTGCCGGCAAAATGACAAAATCCAACATTATTGGTTTTATCGGGACATTCCCAATTCCTGAAGTTATTCGTGGGATAGGTGCGTTTACCCAAGGATTACGAACAACAAATCCCGAGGCAAAAGTTCAAGTACTTTGGGTGCAGAATTGGTATAATCCGGTTAAGGAAAGGGAAGCAGCACAGGCTTTAATCAATTTAGGTGCAGATGTGCTAACACAACATACTGATTCTACTGCATCTGTGCAATTGGCAGAAGAAAAAGGCATTTATGCTTTTGGTTACAACACTGATATGAGCAAGTTTGCTACCAAAGCACACCTGACGGCAGCAATTAATAGGTGGGGTAAATTTTATACAGATACAGCTTTGGCGGTTATCAACGGCACATGGAAATCACAAGCGACGTGGGATGGTATTGCCAAAGGAATGGTAGATATTTCCCCAATGAATCAAGTAATTCCTGCCGAGGTGCAACAATTAATCAACGCCAAGCGTGAGGAGTTTATTCAGGGTATTAGCCATCCTTTTGATGGGCCAATAAAAGACCAGCAGGGGTTGGTGCGAGTACCAAAGGGGAAAGTACTCGAAGATCCCAAACAACTAGTGATGGATTGGTATGTTGAAGGAATTGAAGGTGCGGTTCCTCAGAAAAAATACTCGTCTATGCTCTTTTAA
- a CDS encoding NADPH-dependent FMN reductase, with protein MTYTPKILAFAGSTRTDSYNKKLVKIAAAGAKAAGAEVTYIDLRDLPLPLYDQDLEDREGTPANAQAFKDLLISHQGLLIASPEYNSSITAVLKNAIDWASRPSPNEPPLAAFAGKVAAIMSASPGNLGGLRGLVHLRSILGNIQVLVLPAQIAVPQVYEALNIDGTLKDAKQQKSVEQLGESVATILVKLNYSGF; from the coding sequence ATGACATATACACCTAAGATTCTGGCCTTTGCTGGCAGTACCCGCACAGATTCCTACAACAAAAAATTGGTTAAAATTGCTGCTGCTGGTGCTAAAGCAGCTGGTGCAGAGGTAACTTATATAGACCTGCGCGATTTACCTCTACCTCTTTATGATCAAGACTTGGAAGATAGAGAAGGAACACCAGCAAACGCGCAGGCGTTTAAGGATTTGCTAATTTCTCACCAAGGGTTACTGATTGCTTCGCCTGAATACAATAGTTCCATTACAGCAGTTCTCAAGAATGCCATTGACTGGGCATCTCGTCCATCGCCCAATGAACCCCCATTAGCTGCTTTTGCAGGTAAAGTGGCTGCTATTATGAGCGCTTCACCAGGAAATCTGGGTGGACTGCGGGGATTGGTTCACTTGCGCTCTATCCTAGGAAATATTCAGGTTCTGGTACTTCCCGCGCAAATAGCTGTGCCACAAGTTTACGAAGCCTTGAATATTGATGGTACATTGAAAGATGCAAAACAACAGAAATCTGTTGAGCAGCTTGGTGAGAGTGTCGCAACAATATTGGTGAAGCTAAACTATAGTGGTTTTTAG
- a CDS encoding sulfite exporter TauE/SafE family protein: MSNIVIQMLLIGLVAGVAGGMFGIGGGAIMVPAMVLFMGLDQKFATGTSIAAQILPIGILGAAVYYRNGNLNIKYAVLIAAGLIVGNLFGALFANQPFISSETMKKLYGIFLLLLGARYLINN, from the coding sequence ATGTCAAATATAGTCATCCAAATGTTGCTCATCGGTCTCGTGGCAGGTGTAGCTGGTGGTATGTTTGGGATTGGTGGTGGTGCAATTATGGTACCAGCAATGGTGCTATTTATGGGTCTAGATCAAAAGTTTGCTACAGGTACTTCCATTGCCGCCCAAATCTTACCAATTGGTATTTTAGGAGCAGCAGTTTACTATCGTAATGGCAATCTCAACATCAAGTATGCCGTGCTTATTGCCGCTGGTTTAATAGTAGGCAATTTATTTGGGGCATTGTTTGCGAATCAGCCATTTATTAGTAGCGAAACGATGAAGAAGCTATATGGCATCTTTTTGTTACTTTTAGGAGCGCGTTATCTCATCAACAACTAA
- a CDS encoding Uma2 family endonuclease, producing MTLATIATLPKESPLLFEGMTWREFKAVEQLLDRPGYRLSFLDGILEIRRMPGEPHETVKERLGALLELYLLMAGFDFTPTGSMTLESETVAVKREADKSYKLAPGRILPDLAIEVVFSSGGINKLDAYKRLKIKEVWFWEDGVLEVYHLRGESNTLHYEKISSSEEVKGIDLDLLLRCINMVNHVEAIKTFQQALHK from the coding sequence ATGACCCTAGCAACGATAGCAACACTACCAAAAGAATCACCCCTTCTGTTTGAGGGAATGACCTGGAGAGAGTTCAAAGCAGTTGAGCAATTGTTAGACCGTCCAGGATATCGGCTCTCTTTTTTGGATGGAATTCTGGAGATACGACGAATGCCTGGAGAACCCCATGAAACCGTTAAAGAAAGGCTTGGTGCTTTGTTGGAGCTTTACCTGCTGATGGCAGGGTTTGACTTTACTCCCACTGGCTCAATGACGCTGGAAAGCGAAACTGTCGCCGTCAAGCGAGAGGCAGATAAATCTTATAAACTTGCTCCTGGTAGAATACTACCCGATCTGGCGATCGAGGTGGTGTTTTCTAGTGGCGGCATCAACAAGCTGGACGCATACAAGCGGCTGAAAATCAAGGAAGTGTGGTTCTGGGAAGATGGCGTTTTAGAAGTCTATCATCTGCGGGGAGAGAGCAATACACTTCACTATGAGAAGATTTCTAGTAGTGAGGAAGTGAAAGGAATCGATCTGGATTTGTTGTTGCGTTGTATCAATATGGTGAATCACGTAGAAGCGATCAAGACTTTTCAACAGGCACTCCATAAATAA
- a CDS encoding Uma2 family endonuclease has translation MYATVTQPLTFTEFLAWDDGSGREFELWDGIPVPLSEPNANHEDLIQRLCAYLENHCQENDLPYVSRQSKQVRLKIAPGEKEKSRKADIVIFAQEEWQRMKTSSSSAAAYIPPPGIIEVVSNNWKDDYLTKLAEYEDLGVSEYIIVDYAAFGGIRFIGSPKQPTITIYQLEDAEYLPPKVFRGQDQIDSRLFPNIPLTAEQIFAMSR, from the coding sequence ATGTACGCAACCGTCACACAACCATTGACTTTTACAGAGTTTCTTGCCTGGGACGATGGCTCAGGCAGAGAGTTTGAGCTATGGGATGGAATTCCTGTGCCATTATCAGAACCAAATGCCAATCATGAGGATTTGATCCAGAGGCTGTGTGCCTACCTCGAAAATCACTGCCAAGAAAATGACCTGCCTTATGTGTCGCGACAGTCCAAGCAGGTGCGGCTGAAGATAGCACCAGGAGAAAAGGAAAAAAGCCGAAAAGCAGATATTGTCATATTTGCTCAGGAAGAATGGCAACGGATGAAAACTAGCTCTAGTTCTGCTGCTGCATATATTCCACCACCCGGAATCATTGAGGTCGTTAGCAACAACTGGAAGGACGACTATCTGACAAAACTTGCTGAATATGAGGACTTGGGCGTTTCCGAGTACATAATCGTGGATTATGCTGCTTTTGGTGGGATTCGGTTCATTGGCTCTCCCAAGCAACCAACTATTACAATTTACCAACTTGAAGATGCAGAGTATTTACCTCCAAAGGTGTTTCGCGGACAGGATCAAATTGATTCTAGATTGTTTCCTAACATTCCCCTAACAGCTGAACAGATTTTTGCAATGAGTCGGTGA
- a CDS encoding CopG family transcriptional regulator — MSIILTSEQEQIIQNLLATGKFHNIGEVIQAALSLLEQENLSDQIWLDEARILVDEGIASLERGEGIDGETFVNQLLANLQQVRESDK, encoded by the coding sequence ATGAGTATTATACTAACTTCAGAACAGGAACAAATCATTCAAAATTTACTAGCCACAGGCAAATTTCACAATATAGGCGAAGTGATTCAAGCTGCATTATCCCTATTAGAACAAGAAAACCTATCGGATCAAATATGGCTTGATGAAGCTCGTATTCTTGTTGATGAAGGGATAGCATCATTAGAGCGTGGTGAGGGAATTGACGGTGAGACTTTTGTTAATCAACTGTTGGCAAATTTACAACAGGTTAGAGAGTCTGATAAATGA